A genomic region of Aeropyrum pernix K1 contains the following coding sequences:
- a CDS encoding L-fucose/L-arabinose isomerase family protein, whose translation MPSPYDPRLDGLCVRIAASPLHSPILIARISRLLEGGFKTLWGSSPEVAPYAVTSGEELELRGCKSLLLVLATGGTEAVALEAVEKAKEEGVPVLLAAQPYANSLPSLLEVKPLLKGPGVSWIYLGSLDPRSTEALRTLEQGVRGLWAASRVRGSRIAAIGPPSPWLVSSRAWHEDLARLGVELVEVDPIEFARYVAEESVPESLGEEVLRRGEVLDLADGEPKKSLRVYRAIKRMWKSRGLDAVSPACWWFYKEAGANACLAHSLLNDEGLVVGCEGDIPATLSMMLATYASGKPAFFANPAHVSRDSLLLAHCTAPFSMGLRIQFRRHFITGGSVTSSVWFPKGSKVTVSRLDPGLEVLRVGVGIIEKGRPEAEMQCESQMLVRMPGAARILEESIGNHYVATLGDSSEALRVAADILGLRLEVISP comes from the coding sequence TTGCCGTCGCCCTACGACCCCCGTCTAGACGGTCTCTGTGTAAGAATAGCTGCATCCCCCCTGCACAGCCCCATACTGATAGCGAGGATATCCAGGCTGCTTGAGGGAGGCTTCAAAACCCTCTGGGGCTCCTCGCCTGAGGTGGCGCCATACGCTGTAACTAGTGGCGAGGAGCTAGAGCTAAGGGGGTGTAAGAGTCTTCTACTCGTACTAGCCACCGGGGGGACAGAAGCTGTAGCATTAGAGGCTGTTGAGAAGGCCAAGGAAGAAGGTGTGCCAGTGCTTCTAGCAGCTCAACCTTACGCAAACAGCCTGCCAAGCCTCCTGGAAGTCAAGCCCCTGCTCAAAGGCCCAGGAGTCTCATGGATCTACCTGGGCAGCCTCGATCCTCGAAGCACCGAGGCGCTGCGAACACTGGAACAGGGTGTCAGAGGCCTCTGGGCAGCCTCTAGGGTGCGGGGCTCGAGGATAGCCGCTATAGGCCCCCCGAGCCCCTGGCTGGTGTCGAGCAGGGCCTGGCACGAGGACCTGGCTAGGCTTGGGGTAGAGCTTGTAGAGGTAGATCCCATAGAGTTCGCTAGATACGTGGCTGAGGAGAGTGTACCCGAGAGCCTCGGGGAGGAGGTTTTGAGGAGGGGCGAGGTCCTGGATCTAGCCGATGGCGAGCCGAAGAAGAGCCTGAGGGTCTACCGGGCCATCAAAAGGATGTGGAAAAGCCGAGGGCTAGACGCCGTATCACCTGCCTGCTGGTGGTTCTATAAGGAGGCGGGGGCTAACGCCTGCCTAGCCCACTCCCTGCTAAACGATGAGGGGCTAGTCGTAGGCTGCGAGGGTGACATCCCCGCCACACTCTCCATGATGCTGGCCACCTACGCCTCCGGAAAGCCGGCGTTCTTCGCAAACCCGGCACACGTGTCCAGGGACAGTCTGCTGCTAGCCCACTGTACAGCCCCCTTCAGCATGGGCCTCAGGATACAGTTTAGAAGGCACTTTATAACCGGGGGTAGCGTCACCTCCTCAGTCTGGTTCCCCAAGGGCTCCAAGGTTACCGTGTCCAGGCTGGACCCGGGGCTCGAGGTCCTGAGGGTGGGGGTTGGAATAATAGAGAAGGGCAGGCCTGAGGCCGAAATGCAGTGTGAAAGCCAGATGCTGGTTAGAATGCCGGGCGCCGCCAGGATACTCGAGGAAAGCATAGGCAACCACTACGTCGCAACCCTGGGCGACAGTTCGGAGGCGCTCCGTGTAGCGGCCGACATTCTGGGCCTGCGTCTAGAGGTAATTAGCCCCTAA
- a CDS encoding ABC transporter substrate-binding protein, with translation MVEAMEMAVFEPKLLAAALVALVVGLALGVAAYQAVFSGGQTVQPELQALQEKCSVGYGLLDNIKERGVLKVGTSADWPPYEYIDPQGGYAGIDIELAKKIADGLGVQLEIVDMKFAALFQAVQSGKVDIVIADVAMKPERLEAVDFTIPYRCETGKAIIVKAEDASGYTGFDWLAGKKIGVQSATVEEELANKYFGDKAEIVTYDRVYPEMTIALKTGKIDAMVAAPDVARLIVTAEEGLVIVDQIPYFGCSTVVVPHCAFELKKEVSSIIWDLIQSGELQKIIDQEMEKWLQQG, from the coding sequence TTGGTTGAGGCGATGGAAATGGCGGTGTTTGAACCTAAATTGCTGGCAGCCGCCCTTGTAGCCCTTGTTGTGGGTTTGGCGCTGGGGGTTGCTGCCTATCAGGCGGTCTTCTCCGGCGGCCAAACGGTGCAGCCAGAGTTGCAGGCCCTCCAGGAGAAGTGTTCAGTAGGCTACGGTCTTCTCGACAATATTAAGGAGAGGGGCGTGCTCAAGGTTGGTACTAGCGCCGACTGGCCTCCCTACGAGTATATAGATCCGCAGGGCGGCTACGCGGGGATAGACATAGAGCTTGCCAAGAAAATAGCAGACGGCCTCGGCGTCCAGCTGGAGATAGTTGACATGAAGTTCGCGGCCCTCTTCCAGGCCGTGCAGAGCGGTAAGGTGGATATAGTCATAGCGGATGTTGCCATGAAGCCTGAGAGGCTTGAGGCGGTAGACTTCACCATACCCTACAGGTGCGAAACAGGCAAGGCTATAATCGTGAAGGCGGAGGACGCCTCAGGCTACACGGGCTTCGACTGGCTAGCTGGCAAGAAGATAGGCGTGCAGTCTGCGACTGTGGAGGAGGAGCTTGCCAACAAGTACTTCGGAGACAAGGCGGAGATAGTTACCTACGACAGGGTTTACCCGGAGATGACCATAGCGCTTAAGACGGGGAAGATAGACGCTATGGTTGCGGCTCCAGATGTGGCGAGGCTTATAGTGACCGCTGAGGAGGGGCTGGTGATAGTGGATCAGATACCCTACTTCGGCTGTAGCACAGTGGTTGTCCCCCACTGCGCCTTTGAGCTGAAGAAGGAGGTGTCCTCGATAATATGGGACTTAATCCAGAGCGGGGAGCTCCAGAAGATCATAGACCAGGAGATGGAGAAGTGGCTACAGCAAGGCTAG
- a CDS encoding flagellin, whose translation MGESTVIAHALLTIVAVTMASIFAGIAIFSSYEIGNSLQSIYKSISDKMRTEVTLVYIVYDEANNLYRVYLKNTGLTPMTNIENMEVFLGPYGGELDYYTYNTTGGQGTWSYVEYGTQDGVWEVGELIELVLNPPSAYSNPVKLILVTPTGAKMSFVEPAG comes from the coding sequence ATGGGAGAATCAACAGTAATAGCCCACGCGCTCCTCACCATAGTGGCTGTAACTATGGCCAGTATCTTCGCCGGGATAGCCATATTCAGCTCCTACGAGATAGGCAACTCCCTCCAGTCCATATACAAGAGTATATCCGACAAGATGAGGACCGAAGTTACCCTGGTTTACATTGTTTATGATGAAGCCAACAACCTGTATAGAGTCTATCTAAAGAATACCGGCCTCACACCCATGACGAACATAGAAAACATGGAGGTTTTCCTGGGCCCATATGGGGGGGAGCTAGACTACTACACTTACAACACTACAGGTGGACAGGGAACCTGGAGCTATGTAGAGTATGGAACGCAGGACGGGGTATGGGAGGTAGGGGAGCTCATAGAGCTTGTTTTGAACCCCCCCTCGGCATACAGTAATCCAGTTAAGCTTATCCTAGTCACCCCAACCGGCGCAAAAATGTCTTTCGTAGAGCCAGCGGGGTGA
- a CDS encoding type II/IV secretion system ATPase subunit: protein MSLLRVFGRRRRGLRDLEVSEPEFGDRPEYLEEYVRRFTSETGREEPELVEKIPSSMKNAREFNVIYPVGFGIFIHAYNDPLSESGYNKYVVVEPPRPPEDLVRLIDYKIALVLSEEDAPRSSEEKKRILLAALDKVVAVTSSERIAGGNGGNGSWQYAVKRGRIVIPERYYNYLKYHFIREKVGVGPLEPFLRDPYLEDISCNGVGPVYVVHKMFRSLESSVRFETEGELDDFILKLGEKIGKPISHARPVVDATLPDGSRINIVFGSDVSLKGSNFTIRKVSKIPISVTQLIKWGTFDARIAAYMWMMLEEGMSVFICGETASGKTTSLNAISVFIRPDAKIVTIEDTAEVVLPHPNWTRELTRNTGKPETSVTMFDLLRAALRQRPNYIIVGEIRGAEGNIAFQAMQTGHPVMATFHAANLSRLLQRLTNHPINVPKTNIDSLNIAWFQSAVHVKGFPARRVLEIDEIIGYDPSSGAIAAVPSFTWDPVRDKFIFSGRGASYLLEEKIATMKGIPRRELSIIYEELELRRRFLQTLVDKNILDYFDVYKAIVRAYNIGVEEALKRLERDELLS from the coding sequence TTGTCGCTCCTCCGCGTATTCGGGAGGCGTAGGCGGGGTCTAAGAGACCTTGAGGTTAGCGAGCCCGAGTTCGGGGATAGGCCGGAGTACCTGGAGGAGTATGTGAGGAGGTTCACGTCCGAGACTGGGAGGGAGGAGCCGGAGCTTGTGGAGAAGATACCGTCTAGCATGAAGAACGCCAGGGAGTTCAACGTGATTTACCCTGTAGGCTTCGGCATCTTCATACACGCTTACAACGACCCTCTGTCGGAGAGCGGCTACAACAAGTACGTGGTTGTAGAGCCCCCCAGGCCTCCGGAGGACCTCGTTAGGCTCATAGACTATAAGATAGCCCTTGTCCTGAGCGAGGAAGACGCTCCAAGGAGTAGCGAGGAGAAGAAGAGGATACTGCTAGCAGCCCTCGACAAGGTAGTAGCCGTAACCTCCTCGGAGAGGATAGCTGGTGGTAACGGGGGGAACGGTAGCTGGCAGTATGCTGTTAAGCGCGGCCGCATAGTGATACCCGAAAGATACTACAACTACCTGAAATACCATTTCATAAGGGAGAAGGTGGGCGTAGGACCTCTGGAGCCGTTCCTCAGAGACCCATACTTGGAGGACATATCCTGCAACGGCGTCGGCCCTGTTTATGTTGTCCACAAGATGTTCAGGAGCCTCGAGTCGAGCGTTAGGTTCGAGACTGAGGGCGAGCTCGACGACTTTATACTCAAGCTGGGGGAGAAGATTGGGAAGCCTATAAGCCACGCGCGGCCAGTGGTTGACGCGACGCTCCCAGACGGAAGCAGGATCAACATAGTTTTCGGCAGCGACGTGAGCCTGAAGGGCAGCAACTTCACTATAAGGAAGGTCTCTAAGATACCGATAAGCGTGACGCAGCTCATAAAGTGGGGCACCTTCGACGCAAGGATAGCAGCTTACATGTGGATGATGCTGGAGGAGGGTATGAGCGTCTTCATCTGTGGGGAGACGGCGAGCGGCAAGACTACAAGCCTCAACGCCATATCCGTCTTCATAAGGCCGGACGCTAAAATCGTGACTATAGAGGATACAGCCGAGGTTGTGCTACCCCACCCCAACTGGACGAGGGAGCTGACAAGGAACACTGGGAAGCCAGAGACAAGCGTTACCATGTTCGACCTTCTCAGGGCGGCCTTGAGGCAGAGGCCTAACTACATAATAGTCGGCGAGATAAGGGGTGCAGAGGGCAACATAGCGTTCCAGGCGATGCAGACAGGCCACCCCGTCATGGCTACGTTCCACGCAGCCAACCTAAGCAGGCTGCTGCAGAGGCTGACCAACCACCCTATCAACGTGCCAAAGACCAACATAGACAGTCTCAACATAGCTTGGTTCCAGAGCGCGGTGCATGTTAAAGGCTTCCCGGCGAGGAGGGTCCTGGAGATAGACGAGATAATAGGTTACGACCCCTCCAGCGGTGCCATAGCGGCGGTGCCCTCCTTCACCTGGGATCCCGTAAGGGACAAGTTCATATTCTCCGGCAGGGGCGCGAGCTACCTGCTCGAAGAGAAGATAGCCACAATGAAAGGCATACCAAGGAGGGAGCTTTCCATCATCTATGAGGAACTCGAGCTTAGGAGGCGCTTCCTCCAGACGCTAGTTGACAAGAACATACTGGACTACTTCGACGTCTACAAGGCTATAGTGAGGGCCTACAACATAGGAGTGGAAGAGGCTCTAAAGCGTCTCGAGAGGGACGAGCTTCTTAGCTAG
- a CDS encoding ATPase domain-containing protein, with protein MASNGAGMPEGKVEIVPTGNEEFDIKLGGGVPFPSLLIIEGPHGTGKTALSQLFLKGALDMGLRGLAVVTESTIRGYILKSEAAGISLTEHFLRGRLDVYSTQFEGSRWGRRSATVLLDLISRFLESESRRYEVLLVDSLSHIAIYSSPIRVLNFFNTVRLIADRGKLVVLTLHEGVLREDLTTRARATCDGYMKLSLASLAGKTVKVLKIVKLKGARSQFDPTITFDVDPSFGIKLVPIALASV; from the coding sequence ATGGCGTCGAACGGGGCTGGGATGCCTGAGGGTAAGGTTGAGATAGTCCCCACGGGTAATGAGGAGTTCGATATAAAGCTGGGGGGTGGGGTCCCCTTCCCAAGCCTACTAATAATAGAGGGGCCTCACGGCACGGGGAAGACAGCGTTGTCACAGCTCTTTCTTAAAGGGGCTCTTGATATGGGGCTGAGGGGTCTGGCAGTGGTGACGGAATCTACAATAAGGGGGTACATTCTGAAGAGCGAGGCCGCTGGGATAAGCCTTACCGAGCACTTCCTCAGGGGGAGACTGGACGTTTATTCGACCCAGTTCGAGGGGTCGAGGTGGGGGCGGAGGAGCGCTACAGTCCTCCTAGATTTGATATCCCGGTTCCTAGAGTCTGAGTCGAGGAGGTACGAGGTCCTCCTCGTCGATAGTCTGAGCCACATTGCAATCTACTCCTCCCCAATAAGGGTGCTGAACTTCTTCAACACCGTAAGGCTAATAGCAGACAGGGGCAAGCTAGTGGTTCTAACACTACATGAGGGTGTCTTGAGGGAGGACCTCACAACTAGGGCTAGAGCGACATGCGACGGCTACATGAAGCTTTCCCTAGCCAGCCTGGCCGGGAAGACTGTGAAGGTCTTGAAGATAGTGAAGCTTAAGGGGGCTAGGAGCCAGTTTGACCCGACGATAACCTTCGATGTTGACCCCTCCTTCGGGATAAAGCTTGTCCCGATAGCCCTGGCGAGCGTCTAG
- a CDS encoding amino acid ABC transporter permease, whose protein sequence is MLDLAVEYQSFILRGIMYTLAITIISLSMGFTISLILTAARFLGFKPLRMAAEAYINFFRGTPLLVQILMVFFGLPSLGVNLSAFYSAVIAIGLNSGAYQAEILRVAIKGIPEEQMLVARSLGLSEIEIMKGVVIPQAVRNAIPGLTNETVILLKESSLASVIGVMELTRVGEYMVSATFRALEAYLLIALIYLALSMIAFRMLKRAEKSLAIPGFERWV, encoded by the coding sequence ATGCTAGACCTGGCTGTAGAGTATCAGAGCTTCATATTAAGGGGGATAATGTATACTCTAGCCATAACTATCATATCGCTCTCCATGGGCTTCACAATATCCCTCATACTGACTGCTGCAAGGTTCCTCGGCTTCAAACCCCTGCGAATGGCGGCGGAGGCGTATATAAACTTCTTCAGGGGGACTCCCCTACTCGTTCAGATACTCATGGTGTTCTTCGGCCTCCCAAGCCTAGGAGTCAATCTATCAGCCTTCTACTCCGCGGTCATAGCAATAGGGTTAAACAGCGGCGCCTACCAGGCTGAGATACTGAGGGTTGCGATCAAGGGGATACCCGAGGAGCAGATGCTTGTGGCACGGAGCCTGGGCCTCTCAGAGATAGAGATTATGAAGGGCGTCGTTATACCTCAGGCCGTGAGGAACGCCATACCAGGCTTGACTAACGAAACCGTCATACTATTGAAGGAGAGTAGCCTGGCCAGCGTCATAGGCGTGATGGAGCTTACGAGGGTGGGGGAGTATATGGTTAGCGCGACGTTCAGGGCTCTCGAGGCCTACCTGCTAATAGCGCTTATATACCTAGCGCTCTCAATGATCGCATTCAGGATGCTGAAGAGGGCTGAGAAGAGCCTGGCTATACCTGGCTTCGAGAGGTGGGTGTAG
- a CDS encoding type II secretion system F family protein translates to MPRPRALARKAFYRVGLVLLGLPVAGGVALLMEPPTSYLTAIVIMLTFAGLQAMLYLMASKIHVLDAELLYILLHMRLVASGKPPVGRIFRAIADFPQVYGGYSRLFRSIYDLGKEWGYSFPKAVSIIADSVEGEILRNILQRLSGVLAVGEDVEEFFEREYRTLLAEYENVYTRTMNSARVLLGIYVTMLGSLVFLVSTFMVLAFFFGGDTRILYLSYAAVTVGAILLGLLVFMSLKQEPFEYRGNPEILRYKLLKAAGGLAIALGAAVGAGIIYMRGGLDFTGLVLAYAAAGLLLLPVGVIARMEESKVRNVDEFFPVFIRSYGSHLSTVGNMVKALEPLLISNLGILMGPIKRLYTRLKNSINPNVAWDLFSAETGSEMARRGIIIFTDTVEAGGNPDLAGALISDHHNDMNRLRKLRYQVASTFSSTLFIMHGAAIIILLIMSKLLELFSNILQQLTTQLPPEIASIFPFRSMDVSLLPILNLIFVTTLVIVNSAVVTRVTPGSKTSFYFYLALYLLLSAGSIFVAVEIIDFVIGSIVVPQDIVPQL, encoded by the coding sequence TTGCCCCGGCCACGGGCACTAGCGAGAAAGGCCTTCTACAGGGTGGGCCTAGTCCTGCTCGGGCTGCCCGTGGCCGGGGGAGTAGCGCTGCTTATGGAGCCGCCCACCAGCTACCTAACGGCCATAGTAATAATGCTCACCTTCGCCGGCCTCCAGGCTATGCTCTACCTGATGGCCTCGAAGATACACGTGCTCGACGCAGAGCTACTCTACATACTCCTCCACATGAGGCTGGTGGCTTCCGGTAAGCCGCCGGTGGGCAGGATATTCAGGGCGATAGCAGACTTTCCACAGGTTTACGGGGGCTACTCCAGGCTGTTCAGGAGCATATATGACCTAGGGAAGGAGTGGGGGTACAGCTTTCCCAAGGCAGTATCTATCATAGCTGACTCGGTAGAGGGCGAGATCCTGAGGAACATACTCCAGAGGCTGAGCGGCGTCCTAGCCGTTGGTGAGGATGTGGAGGAGTTCTTCGAGAGGGAGTATAGGACCCTCCTAGCCGAGTACGAGAACGTCTACACCAGGACTATGAACTCTGCTAGGGTCCTCCTGGGAATCTACGTTACCATGCTGGGCAGCCTCGTGTTCCTGGTGTCAACATTTATGGTGCTGGCCTTCTTCTTCGGAGGCGACACCAGGATACTCTACCTGTCTTACGCTGCGGTGACTGTGGGGGCTATACTCCTCGGCCTTCTAGTATTCATGTCGCTTAAGCAAGAGCCCTTCGAATACCGCGGGAACCCGGAGATTCTCAGATATAAGCTTCTGAAGGCGGCGGGGGGTTTAGCCATAGCCCTCGGGGCCGCTGTGGGGGCGGGCATAATCTATATGAGGGGCGGGCTCGACTTCACAGGCCTAGTACTGGCATACGCGGCCGCAGGCCTTCTACTGCTACCTGTGGGAGTTATAGCCAGGATGGAGGAGTCTAAAGTTAGGAACGTTGACGAGTTCTTCCCAGTATTCATACGAAGCTACGGCTCCCACCTCTCGACCGTGGGAAACATGGTTAAGGCTCTCGAGCCCCTTCTTATAAGCAATCTAGGCATACTAATGGGGCCCATCAAGAGGCTTTACACCCGTCTCAAAAACTCGATAAACCCCAACGTAGCGTGGGACTTGTTCTCTGCGGAGACTGGCAGTGAAATGGCAAGGAGAGGCATAATCATTTTCACTGACACAGTTGAGGCTGGCGGTAACCCGGATTTAGCAGGGGCTCTCATATCAGATCATCACAACGACATGAACCGGCTGAGGAAGCTCCGATACCAGGTTGCGAGCACCTTCTCTTCAACGCTCTTCATAATGCACGGGGCGGCGATAATAATCCTGCTTATAATGAGTAAGCTGCTTGAGCTATTCTCAAACATACTCCAACAGCTCACAACCCAGCTACCCCCCGAGATAGCCAGCATCTTCCCCTTCAGATCCATGGACGTTAGCCTCCTACCTATACTCAATCTTATTTTTGTCACAACACTCGTTATAGTCAATAGTGCAGTGGTAACAAGAGTTACACCAGGCTCAAAAACATCCTTCTACTTCTACCTAGCCCTCTACCTCCTACTATCAGCTGGGAGCATCTTCGTGGCAGTCGAAATAATAGACTTCGTGATAGGCTCGATTGTTGTTCCCCAGGACATAGTGCCGCAGCTGTAG
- a CDS encoding S-methyl-5'-thioadenosine phosphorylase, protein MFEITRPPGVRAHVGVIGGSGLYDPGIVENPVEVKVSTPYGNPSDFIVVGDVAGVKVAFLPRHGRGHRIPPHAINYRANIWALKALGVKWVISVSAVGSLREDYRPGDFVVPDQFIDMTKNRRHYTFYDGPVTVHVSMADPFCEDLRQRLIDSGRRLGYTVHERGTYVCIEGPRFSTRAESRVWKDVFKADIIGMTLVPEINLACEAQLCYATLAMVTDYDVWADRPVTAEEVERVMISNVERARRMLYDVIPKLAGEPELERCSCCRALDTAAI, encoded by the coding sequence GTGTTCGAGATTACGCGCCCCCCAGGAGTAAGGGCTCATGTTGGTGTTATAGGTGGCAGCGGCCTCTACGATCCTGGCATTGTAGAGAACCCCGTTGAGGTTAAGGTTTCCACGCCTTACGGTAACCCGAGCGACTTTATAGTAGTGGGGGATGTAGCCGGGGTCAAGGTCGCCTTCCTCCCCAGGCACGGTAGGGGGCACAGGATCCCGCCTCACGCCATAAACTATAGGGCCAACATATGGGCGCTCAAGGCGCTTGGGGTGAAGTGGGTTATCAGCGTCAGCGCGGTAGGAAGTTTGAGGGAGGACTATAGGCCGGGCGATTTCGTCGTTCCCGACCAGTTTATAGATATGACCAAGAACAGGCGGCACTACACATTCTACGACGGCCCCGTGACTGTTCACGTCAGCATGGCCGACCCCTTCTGCGAGGACCTGAGGCAGAGGCTAATAGACTCCGGCAGGAGGCTCGGCTACACAGTGCACGAGAGGGGGACCTACGTCTGCATAGAAGGCCCCCGCTTCTCGACCAGGGCGGAGAGTAGGGTGTGGAAGGACGTGTTCAAGGCTGACATAATAGGTATGACGCTGGTCCCGGAGATAAACCTCGCCTGCGAAGCCCAGCTATGCTACGCCACACTAGCTATGGTGACGGACTATGACGTGTGGGCAGACAGGCCCGTTACTGCTGAGGAGGTGGAGAGAGTCATGATAAGCAATGTCGAGAGGGCCAGGAGGATGCTCTACGACGTCATACCAAAGCTGGCGGGAGAGCCGGAGCTGGAGAGGTGCAGCTGCTGCCGTGCACTCGACACCGCAGCAATCTAG
- a CDS encoding class I SAM-dependent methyltransferase, giving the protein MRRGCGGISTAPLFDRLYERYDKWYEENRLLAANEAKTVSRALEGSPRPLLEVGVGTGFFASIVGADAGLDPSLGMLRRARERGIPLLVAGVGERMPFRSRVFGSALIVVTLCFADDPQELLREVWRVLAWGGVLVSCIVPRDSSWGEYYEAKGRAGHPFYSKARFITNEMHHTMLKNAGFSLERQYATLSFKPWEEPREEEPVEAWGGDYGFTCTRARKKHVI; this is encoded by the coding sequence ATGAGGAGGGGGTGTGGAGGGATTTCTACAGCGCCCCTCTTCGACAGGCTCTATGAGAGGTATGATAAGTGGTATGAGGAGAACCGTTTACTAGCCGCCAACGAGGCTAAAACCGTATCCAGAGCCCTGGAGGGGTCGCCCAGGCCTCTCCTAGAGGTGGGGGTTGGAACGGGGTTCTTCGCCAGCATAGTCGGGGCAGACGCCGGGCTAGACCCTAGCCTAGGCATGCTGCGTAGAGCCAGGGAGAGGGGGATCCCCCTGCTCGTCGCTGGCGTGGGTGAGAGGATGCCCTTCAGGAGCCGCGTCTTCGGCTCGGCCTTGATAGTGGTTACACTGTGTTTCGCGGACGACCCGCAGGAGCTGCTGAGGGAGGTGTGGAGGGTTCTGGCATGGGGCGGCGTGCTAGTCTCCTGTATAGTGCCGAGGGACAGCAGCTGGGGCGAGTATTATGAGGCTAAGGGGAGGGCTGGCCACCCCTTCTACAGTAAGGCGCGCTTCATAACCAACGAGATGCACCACACCATGCTCAAAAACGCGGGCTTCAGCCTGGAGAGGCAATACGCCACGCTCAGCTTTAAACCGTGGGAGGAGCCTAGGGAGGAGGAGCCCGTGGAAGCGTGGGGAGGCGACTACGGCTTCACATGCACACGAGCCAGGAAGAAGCATGTGATATAA
- a CDS encoding amino acid ABC transporter ATP-binding protein — MARLLEVRGLVVSYSGEKVLKGVDVSLSYGEKLVIMGPSGSGKSTLLKAIPRLVEPDSGSIVFRGVDVTRLSGSQLRMVRRKIGYLPQSYSLFPHMTVLRNITYPLEKALGLSRRDAEERAVKYLSMLGIEDLAHRHPARLSGGQQQRAALARALAMEPDILLLDEPTSALDPESRADVLEALFRVATLGKAMIVVTHEADFAVKVADRMAFMEDGIVKEEGKPSELVEGSERVRRFLESILESCAPP, encoded by the coding sequence TTGGCCAGGCTTCTGGAGGTAAGAGGCCTAGTGGTCTCCTACTCGGGAGAAAAGGTGTTGAAGGGCGTTGACGTTAGCCTGAGCTATGGAGAGAAGCTAGTTATAATGGGGCCTTCGGGCTCGGGGAAGAGCACCCTGCTCAAGGCCATACCGAGGCTGGTGGAACCCGACTCGGGGTCGATAGTTTTCAGGGGTGTGGATGTAACCAGGCTCTCAGGGAGCCAGCTCAGGATGGTGAGGAGGAAGATAGGGTACCTCCCCCAGAGCTACAGCCTCTTCCCCCACATGACCGTTCTCAGGAACATAACATACCCTCTGGAGAAGGCCCTTGGATTGAGCCGCAGAGACGCGGAAGAGAGGGCGGTAAAATATCTGTCTATGCTCGGAATCGAGGACCTCGCGCACCGACACCCGGCAAGGCTCAGCGGGGGCCAGCAGCAGAGGGCGGCTCTCGCTAGAGCCCTCGCTATGGAGCCCGACATCCTGCTTCTCGACGAGCCTACAAGCGCCCTCGACCCGGAGTCGAGGGCTGATGTTCTAGAGGCTCTATTCAGGGTAGCAACCCTAGGGAAGGCGATGATAGTTGTGACGCATGAGGCCGACTTCGCGGTGAAAGTTGCCGATAGGATGGCGTTTATGGAAGATGGGATTGTAAAGGAGGAGGGGAAGCCGTCGGAGCTTGTGGAGGGTAGTGAGAGGGTGAGGAGGTTTCTTGAGTCGATACTCGAGAGCTGCGCCCCGCCCTAG
- a CDS encoding ACT domain-containing protein, with amino-acid sequence MSGVTAKLVREYVAGDPVLLECLRKGIVNYSALARRLAEDLEKATGEKHSVVAVKMALVRLAEKLESEPIGEIERIIAASALAVQDYISVITVPRESITRALKIVSQLGENSRFIQFVQSLRTATIIVASEDKEKILERLQNVIEVIDRQSAVILVSPRSIVTTPGVVAYITGFLARSGINITQVISCYVDTILVLNSEEASKAYTLLHRLIDALRRKYSVAEAAVGTGGGSTQPLQGG; translated from the coding sequence GTGTCCGGCGTCACAGCCAAGCTTGTGAGAGAGTACGTAGCAGGCGACCCCGTACTGCTTGAGTGCCTGAGGAAGGGGATAGTGAACTATAGCGCGCTTGCACGGAGGCTAGCGGAGGACCTCGAAAAGGCCACTGGGGAGAAGCACAGTGTAGTAGCGGTCAAAATGGCCTTGGTGAGGCTGGCTGAAAAGCTTGAGTCAGAGCCTATAGGTGAGATAGAGAGGATAATAGCCGCGAGCGCCCTCGCCGTGCAAGACTACATATCAGTCATAACAGTTCCCAGGGAAAGCATAACTAGAGCACTTAAGATTGTATCACAGCTTGGAGAAAACTCCAGATTCATACAGTTTGTCCAGAGCCTCAGAACCGCTACCATAATAGTTGCTTCTGAGGATAAGGAGAAGATTCTGGAGAGGCTGCAAAACGTTATAGAGGTTATAGACAGGCAGAGCGCGGTCATACTTGTAAGTCCCAGAAGCATAGTCACTACACCGGGTGTTGTAGCCTATATAACCGGTTTCCTGGCTAGAAGCGGAATCAACATAACCCAAGTTATATCATGCTATGTGGACACAATACTAGTCTTAAACTCTGAAGAAGCGAGCAAAGCCTACACACTACTACACAGGTTAATCGATGCTCTGAGACGGAAGTATAGCGTGGCGGAGGCAGCGGTCGGAACCGGTGGAGGCTCCACACAGCCCCTGCAGGGGGGCTAG